A genomic window from Scomber scombrus chromosome 18, fScoSco1.1, whole genome shotgun sequence includes:
- the LOC133999035 gene encoding major vault protein-like, whose amino-acid sequence MAPIIQIIQILPHHYIHVLDQNTMVTRLETGPLNYIHQVNERMLFSPKRMITVPPRYYCMVANPVKRDDKDQVLFDKSGWAKLRHGDQETRLTQDPFPLYPGEEIQQDVTLLPTVEAGEALRLKALQDFEDERGQKRAAGDEWLFKGPGTYIPRKEVEVLETIKGPDSGRILKVAGTVAGIAAGAVGAVALAPVALAAVGFTSAGIASGSIAAGMMSSAAIANGGGVAAGSLVAVLQSAGAVGLSATASAAVGSVGAAVGGAVGGAAAWLTGVFRKKKRRPTLKE is encoded by the exons ATGGCGCCAATCATCCAGATCATCCAGATCCTGCCTCACCACTACATCCACGTGCTGGACCAGAACACCATGGTCACCCGCCTGGAGACCGGACCGCTCAACTACATCCACCAGGTCAATGAAag AATGCTCTTCTCTCCGAAGCGTATGATCACGGTGCCGCCACGTTACTACTGCATGGTCGCCAACCCTGTGAAACGGGATGATAAAGATCAGGTCCTATTCGACAAATCCGGTTGGGCCAAACTTCGCCACGGCGACCAGGAGACCCGTCTGACCCAGGATCCGTTCCCGCTGTACCCCGGAGAGGAGATCCAGCAG gacgTGACGCTCCTGCCGACGGTGGAAGCGGGAGAAGCGCTGCGTCTGAAGGCGCTGCAGGACTTCGAGGACGAGCGAGGACAGAAGAGAGCAGCTGGAGACGAGTGGCTGTTCAAAGGACCGG GAACCTACATCCCGAGGAAGGAGGTGGAGGTTCTGGAGACCATCAAGGGTCCAGACTCAGGACGTATCCTTAAAGtcgcag GGACGGTTGCCGGCATCGCAGCAGGTGCAG TGGGAGCTGTGGCCCTGGCCCCTGTTGCACTGGCAGCTGTGGGTTTCACCTCAGCCGGCATAGCGAGCGGCTCCATCGCTGCAGGCATGATGTCCAGCGCCGCCATCGCTAACGGAGGAGGAGTAGCAGCAGGAAGTCTGGTGGCTGTTCTGCAGTCAGCTG gtgcaGTCGGTCTGTCAGCGACAGCCTCTGCAGCTGTTGGCAGCGTCGGAGCAGCAGTCGGAGGAGCAGTCGGAGGAGCAGCTGCTTGGCTGACCGGAGTCTTTCGCAAAAAAAAACGACGACCAACCCTGAAGGAATaa